One window from the genome of Streptomyces sp. NBC_01476 encodes:
- a CDS encoding NADPH:quinone reductase, whose amino-acid sequence MKAIIYTTSGSSDVLSLADRPQPEPGPGEVRVRVWLSGVNPTDWKVRQNASPDAEQVPNQDGAGVIDAVGPGVPENRIGERVWIWEAAYKRAGGTAQEYVTLPSRQAVALPEHASFELGASLGIPALTAHRLLTVADGGPQRLAVGALDGRTVLVAGGAGAVGNAAIQLARWAGATVITTVSSAEKAALATAAGAHHVVNYRERDAAAEIRRIAPDGVHIVAEVAPGANAALDVAVTAPDAVVAFYADDSGTMTVPVRPSMFTNIRWQGVLVYTVPRTAKDHAVAAVTAAVADGAVRVGEEAGLPLHRFPLARTGDAHAAVEAGAVGKVLVEVAE is encoded by the coding sequence ATGAAGGCGATCATCTACACCACCAGTGGCAGCAGCGACGTGCTCTCCCTCGCCGACCGGCCGCAGCCGGAGCCGGGGCCGGGCGAAGTGCGCGTGCGGGTATGGCTCTCCGGCGTCAATCCGACCGACTGGAAGGTCCGGCAGAACGCGTCCCCGGACGCGGAGCAGGTCCCGAACCAGGACGGCGCCGGGGTGATCGACGCCGTCGGCCCCGGCGTCCCGGAGAACCGGATCGGCGAGCGGGTCTGGATCTGGGAGGCGGCGTACAAAAGGGCGGGCGGCACCGCCCAGGAGTATGTGACGCTGCCCTCCCGGCAGGCCGTCGCGCTGCCGGAGCACGCCTCCTTCGAACTCGGCGCGAGCCTCGGCATCCCGGCGCTCACCGCCCACCGGCTGCTGACCGTCGCGGACGGCGGGCCGCAGCGGCTCGCGGTCGGCGCGCTCGACGGCCGTACGGTGCTGGTGGCCGGCGGCGCGGGCGCGGTCGGCAACGCGGCGATCCAGCTCGCGCGCTGGGCCGGCGCCACCGTGATCACGACGGTGAGCAGCGCCGAGAAGGCGGCGCTCGCCACCGCGGCCGGCGCGCACCACGTCGTCAACTACCGGGAGCGGGACGCCGCCGCCGAGATCCGCCGGATCGCCCCCGACGGTGTGCACATCGTGGCCGAGGTCGCCCCCGGCGCCAACGCCGCACTCGATGTCGCGGTGACCGCCCCTGACGCGGTCGTCGCCTTCTACGCCGACGACAGCGGCACGATGACCGTTCCGGTCCGGCCTTCGATGTTCACCAACATCCGCTGGCAGGGTGTCCTGGTCTACACGGTGCCGCGGACCGCCAAGGACCACGCGGTGGCCGCGGTGACGGCGGCGGTCGCCGACGGGGCGGTCCGGGTCGGCGAGGAGGCGGGGCTGCCGCTGCACCGCTTCCCGCTGGCGAGGACCGGGGACGCGCACGCGGCGGTCGAGGCCGGGGCGGTCGGCAAGGTGCTGGTGGAGGTGGCGGAGTAG
- a CDS encoding Gfo/Idh/MocA family protein, giving the protein MRFGLLGTGPWASMTHGPALAAHPGVEFAGVWGRRPEAAAEVAGAFGVRAYDDVEALIADVDAVAVALPPAFQAPLAVRAAKAGRHLLLDKPLAATVDDAHAVADAVTGSGVASVVFFTLRFDPASARWIDQQAATGDWYLGRADWYGSVFGDGASPFADSPWRREKGGLWDVGPHALSVLLPVLGDVTEVHSARGAGDTTHLTLRHESGASSTAVLTLTAPRAGAGVAIEFRGTHGVATYPEGVSGPATESFGHAIDTLIAAVAGGPNPCDARFGARVTEILAAAEAGLR; this is encoded by the coding sequence ATCCGTTTCGGCCTGCTCGGCACCGGCCCTTGGGCCTCGATGACCCACGGCCCCGCGCTCGCCGCCCACCCCGGGGTGGAATTCGCCGGGGTGTGGGGCCGCAGGCCCGAGGCGGCAGCCGAGGTCGCGGGCGCCTTCGGGGTGCGGGCCTATGACGACGTGGAAGCCCTGATCGCGGACGTCGACGCGGTGGCGGTCGCCCTGCCGCCCGCGTTCCAGGCGCCGCTCGCGGTCAGGGCGGCGAAGGCCGGCCGTCATCTGCTGCTGGACAAGCCGCTGGCGGCGACCGTCGATGACGCGCACGCGGTGGCCGACGCGGTAACCGGGAGCGGGGTGGCCTCCGTGGTCTTCTTCACCCTGCGCTTCGACCCGGCCTCCGCCCGGTGGATCGACCAGCAGGCGGCGACCGGCGACTGGTACCTCGGCCGCGCCGACTGGTACGGGTCGGTGTTCGGCGACGGCGCGAGCCCGTTCGCCGACTCGCCCTGGCGCCGGGAGAAAGGCGGCCTGTGGGACGTGGGCCCGCACGCGCTGTCCGTCCTGCTGCCGGTGCTCGGCGACGTCACCGAGGTGCACAGCGCCCGCGGGGCGGGCGACACCACGCATCTGACGCTTCGTCATGAGAGCGGCGCGTCGAGTACCGCGGTGCTCACCCTGACCGCGCCGCGAGCCGGCGCCGGCGTGGCGATCGAGTTCCGCGGCACGCACGGGGTCGCCACCTACCCGGAGGGCGTCAGCGGGCCTGCCACCGAATCCTTCGGCCACGCGATCGACACGCTGATCGCGGCGGTCGCCGGCGGCCCCAACCCGTGCGACGCGCGGTTCGGTGCGCGGGTCACCGAGATCCTCGCGGCGGCGGAGGCGGGCTTGCGGTAA
- a CDS encoding 5-carboxymethyl-2-hydroxymuconate Delta-isomerase → MPHITVVYSGTVADAFDRPAFAKDLHETLVTVAGGRLQGCKTRFLRLEETWIADGSPYYAMIHAELALLAGRTAEVKRETTGAVLALLRRHTAVIPAVEVQFSVEWRDVDGDSYARHDEPKVTS, encoded by the coding sequence ATGCCGCACATCACCGTCGTGTACTCCGGGACCGTCGCCGACGCCTTCGACCGCCCCGCCTTCGCCAAGGATCTGCACGAGACGCTGGTCACTGTCGCCGGGGGCCGCCTCCAGGGCTGCAAGACCCGCTTCCTGCGGCTGGAGGAGACCTGGATCGCCGACGGCTCGCCGTACTACGCGATGATCCATGCCGAACTGGCCCTGCTGGCCGGCCGCACCGCGGAGGTCAAGCGCGAGACGACCGGGGCGGTGCTCGCCCTGCTGCGGCGGCACACCGCCGTGATCCCCGCGGTGGAAGTGCAGTTCTCCGTCGAGTGGCGGGATGTGGACGGCGACTCCTATGCCAGGCACGACGAGCCCAAGGTGACCTCATGA
- the glnII gene encoding glutamine synthetase, with amino-acid sequence MTYKAEYIWIDGTEPTAKLRSKTRILADGAELPIWGFDGSSTNQAEGHASDRVLKPVASYKDPFRGENDVLVMCEVFNIDGTPHESNTRAALRDVAEKFAGQESLFGIEQEYTFFKGSRPLGFPEGGFPAPQGGYYCGVGADEIFGREIVEKHLDNCLTAGLGISGINAEVMPGQWEFQVGPLSPLDVSDQLWVARWLLYRTAEEFGVSATLDAKPAKGDWNGAGAHTNFSTKAMRENYAAIIEAAESLGRDEKPLEHIKHYGSGVEARLTGAHETAPWNEYSYGVSNRGASVRIPWQVEVDQKGYIEDRRPNANMDPYVVTRLIVDTCGTALEKAGLV; translated from the coding sequence GTGACCTACAAGGCTGAGTACATCTGGATAGACGGCACCGAGCCGACCGCGAAGCTGCGCTCAAAGACGAGGATCCTCGCCGATGGCGCCGAGCTCCCCATCTGGGGCTTCGACGGTTCCAGCACCAACCAGGCCGAGGGTCACGCCTCGGACCGCGTACTCAAGCCGGTGGCTTCCTACAAGGACCCGTTCCGCGGCGAGAACGACGTGCTGGTGATGTGTGAGGTCTTCAACATCGACGGCACCCCGCACGAGTCCAACACCCGCGCCGCGCTGCGCGATGTCGCGGAGAAGTTCGCCGGGCAGGAGTCGCTGTTCGGCATCGAGCAGGAGTACACCTTCTTCAAGGGCTCGCGCCCGCTCGGCTTCCCCGAGGGCGGCTTCCCCGCCCCGCAGGGCGGCTACTACTGCGGTGTCGGCGCCGACGAGATCTTCGGCCGCGAGATCGTCGAGAAGCACCTCGACAACTGCCTGACCGCGGGGCTCGGCATCTCCGGCATCAACGCCGAGGTCATGCCCGGCCAGTGGGAGTTCCAGGTCGGCCCGCTCAGCCCGCTGGACGTCTCCGACCAGCTGTGGGTGGCCCGTTGGCTGCTCTACCGCACCGCCGAGGAGTTCGGCGTCTCCGCCACCCTGGACGCCAAGCCGGCCAAGGGCGACTGGAACGGCGCGGGCGCGCACACCAACTTCTCCACCAAGGCGATGCGCGAGAACTACGCGGCGATCATCGAGGCCGCCGAGTCGCTCGGCCGCGACGAGAAGCCGCTGGAGCACATCAAGCACTACGGCTCCGGTGTCGAGGCCCGGCTGACCGGTGCGCACGAGACCGCGCCGTGGAACGAGTACAGCTACGGCGTCTCCAACCGCGGCGCCTCGGTCCGTATCCCGTGGCAGGTCGAGGTGGACCAGAAGGGCTACATCGAGGACCGCCGCCCGAACGCCAACATGGACCCGTACGTCGTCACCCGGCTGATCGTGGACACCTGCGGCACGGCCCTGGAGAAGGCCGGACTGGTCTGA
- a CDS encoding GNAT family N-acetyltransferase, whose protein sequence is MSKSPVVIRPALIEDLDAICDVHARARATYYRGHLPPEAYSGPEELERQRVGTQQAITSRERTVLCAVRDDHVVGFAVLGARFDGDKLFHFHIDPEVWRTGTGTALHRACVEVWRAAKLAVASLDVFAPNARARAFYASQGWDEDTREGDNVTMVLRLRTGE, encoded by the coding sequence ATGAGCAAATCGCCCGTCGTGATCCGGCCCGCCCTCATCGAGGACCTGGACGCCATCTGCGACGTCCACGCCCGGGCCCGGGCGACGTACTACCGGGGCCACCTGCCGCCCGAGGCGTACAGCGGCCCCGAGGAACTCGAACGGCAGCGCGTCGGCACCCAGCAGGCGATCACCTCGCGGGAGCGGACCGTACTCTGCGCGGTCCGCGACGACCACGTGGTGGGCTTCGCCGTCCTCGGCGCCCGCTTCGACGGCGACAAGCTCTTCCACTTCCACATCGACCCCGAGGTGTGGCGCACCGGCACCGGCACCGCCCTGCACCGCGCCTGCGTCGAGGTGTGGCGGGCCGCCAAGCTCGCGGTCGCCAGTCTGGACGTCTTCGCGCCGAACGCCAGGGCCCGGGCCTTCTACGCCAGTCAGGGCTGGGACGAGGACACCCGGGAGGGTGACAACGTGACGATGGTGCTGCGGCTGCGGACCGGAGAGTGA
- the pulA gene encoding pullulanase-type alpha-1,6-glucosidase — translation MAQQLRLPPPPSPRRRRAAAVTALTALVALLGPNASAHGAPRNPPPPPSDKALAAQPARHDDTREQFYFVMPDRFADGDPSNDRGGLTGSRLTTGYDPTDKGFYQGGDLKGLTRKLDYIKGLGTTAIWMAPIFKNQPVQGTGTDASAGYHGYWITDFTQVDPHFGTNDDLRRLIATAHAKGMKIFFDVITNHTADVVGNTAATYDYLSKGAFPYLDKDGTPFDDDAYADGSRPFPAVTTASFPRTPTVPADRKDAKVPAWLNDPAMYHNRGDSAFAGESADQGDFSGLDDLWTQRPEVVRGMERIYQKWVADYAVDGFRIDTVKNVDLPFWTQWATALDTYAARHGRKNFFMFGETYDADPAVTSPYVTQGRLDATLDFPFQDAARAYASQGAPPSRLANVYGQDYRYTTDKANAYEEVTFLGNHDMGRIGSFLRQDNPHADDAELLRRDQFADEVMFLGRGNPVVYYGDEQGFTGAGGDKDARQTMFASQVPDYLDDDEIGTDRTAARDAYDPTHPLYRTIAALSKLTKDHPALRDGVQTERYTAPGTAAGVYAYSRTDPRTRDDYLVAVNNATTARTVTVPTGNKGVYRGIYGAGGSLNATGGTVTITVPPLRAVVYQATTPLPVAPSGPAITLTAPAPGATGTTVIGADVTGGGLNRVVFAAQTGNAPWQVLGSADHAPYRVTQVLTAPAGTPVRYKAVVVDSAGRTAAATAATVAGAPPVTTPPTAVSRDYAVVHYQRGDGAYADWNLYAWGDLADGEATTFPAGHPFTGRDAYGAFAYVKLKPGATGAGFLVVDKNGVKDTAADRTIDLSATGEVWIKQGSPDVATTPPDGAYPPQDPAKAVIHYHRADGDYTGWGLHVWAGAAEPTEWTAPLRPTRIDPYGAEFDVPLAAGATALSYIIHNGDTKDLPSDQSLDLTGTGHEVWLLDGTANHLLPQPKGPEADVDLSTSAAQWIDRNTVAWRTAVPSASQQLVYAPDGGITVKDGALSGEGHWLRLAKTDLTAAQLARFPQLKGYTAFTVDPRDRGRTDDALRGQLIATRRAANGALLAATGVQTQGVLDDLYAGKAQHAALGPVFRHGTPSLSLWAPTARTVSVEIAGRTVPMRRDPASGVWSVTGPTSWTGKAYLYDVTVWAPSAGQLVVNKVTDPYAVALTADSRQSLLVDLDDPELAPAGWARQRKPAAVPISRAQIQELHIRDFSIADATVPAPDRGKYTAFTATHSAGMTHLTDLAKAGITHVHLLPAFDFSSVPEQAKDQSAPDCDLASYAPDSDRQQACVAWTKATDAYNWGYDPFHYTVPEGSYAKDPEGAGRTVEFRQMVQGLNNAGLRVVMDVVYNHTAASGQDGASVLDKIVPGYYQRLMPDGSVATGTCCSDTAPENTMMGKLVVDSIVTWAREYKVDGFRFDLMGFHPKENILAVRRALDALTVAQDGVDGKNIILYGEGWNFGEVADDARFVQATQANMAGTGVATFSDRARDAVRGGSPFDADPGVQGFGSGLYTDPNSSAANGTPAEQKARLLHYQDLIKVGLTGNLSRFTFTGSDGRQVTGAEVDYNGAPAGYADAPGDALAYVDAHDNETLYDALTYKLPAATSAADRARMQVVAESTAALSQGPALYQAGSDLLRSKSLDRNSYESGDWFNAIHWTCDQGNGFGRGLPPAADNQDKWPYARPLLTNPTATPGCAQINAASAAYQDLLRIRTAEPAFHLSTSAEVQRQLSFPLSGTGETPGVITMKTGDLVVVINATPQRQDQRIASLAGTRYALHPVQAHGADPVVRTAGYAPSSGTFTVPARTVAVFQQGVQDGVRGGVQLGVQLGVHDGRTTSG, via the coding sequence GTGGCCCAGCAGCTCAGGCTGCCCCCGCCGCCTTCCCCCCGGCGCCGCCGCGCCGCCGCCGTCACCGCACTCACCGCGCTGGTGGCCCTGCTGGGGCCGAACGCGTCCGCGCACGGCGCGCCCCGGAATCCGCCGCCGCCCCCGTCCGACAAGGCGCTCGCCGCGCAGCCCGCGCGGCACGACGACACGCGCGAACAGTTCTACTTCGTCATGCCGGACCGGTTCGCCGACGGCGACCCGTCCAACGACCGGGGCGGGCTGACCGGGAGCCGGCTGACGACCGGTTACGACCCCACCGACAAGGGGTTCTACCAGGGCGGCGACCTCAAGGGGCTGACGCGGAAGCTGGATTACATCAAGGGCCTGGGCACCACCGCCATCTGGATGGCGCCGATCTTCAAGAACCAGCCGGTGCAGGGGACGGGTACCGACGCCTCGGCGGGCTACCACGGCTACTGGATAACCGACTTCACCCAGGTCGACCCGCACTTCGGCACCAACGACGACCTGAGAAGACTGATCGCGACCGCCCACGCCAAGGGCATGAAGATCTTCTTCGACGTCATCACCAACCACACCGCGGACGTGGTCGGCAACACCGCCGCCACCTACGACTACCTCTCCAAGGGCGCTTTCCCGTACCTCGACAAGGACGGCACCCCCTTCGACGACGACGCCTACGCCGACGGCAGCCGCCCCTTCCCGGCCGTCACCACCGCCTCCTTCCCGCGCACCCCGACCGTGCCCGCGGACCGGAAGGACGCCAAGGTCCCGGCGTGGCTCAACGACCCGGCGATGTACCACAACCGGGGCGACTCGGCCTTCGCCGGCGAGAGCGCCGACCAGGGCGACTTCAGCGGGCTCGACGACCTGTGGACACAGCGGCCCGAGGTCGTGCGCGGCATGGAGAGGATCTACCAGAAGTGGGTCGCGGACTACGCCGTCGACGGCTTCCGGATCGACACCGTCAAGAACGTCGACCTGCCGTTCTGGACCCAGTGGGCCACCGCACTCGACACCTACGCGGCCCGGCACGGCCGGAAGAACTTCTTCATGTTCGGTGAGACGTACGACGCCGACCCGGCCGTCACCTCGCCGTACGTCACCCAGGGGCGGCTGGACGCGACCCTCGACTTCCCGTTCCAGGACGCGGCCCGCGCCTACGCCTCACAGGGCGCACCGCCGAGCCGGCTCGCCAACGTCTACGGGCAGGACTACCGCTACACCACCGACAAGGCCAACGCGTACGAGGAGGTCACCTTCCTCGGCAACCACGACATGGGCCGGATCGGCTCCTTCCTCCGGCAGGACAACCCGCACGCGGACGACGCCGAACTCCTGCGCCGCGACCAGTTCGCCGACGAGGTGATGTTCCTCGGCCGCGGCAACCCGGTGGTCTACTACGGCGACGAGCAGGGCTTCACCGGCGCGGGCGGCGACAAGGACGCCCGGCAGACGATGTTCGCCTCGCAGGTGCCCGACTACCTCGACGACGACGAGATCGGCACGGACCGCACGGCGGCCAGGGACGCGTACGACCCCACCCACCCGCTCTACCGGACCATCGCCGCCCTGTCGAAGCTCACCAAGGACCACCCGGCGCTCCGGGACGGCGTACAGACCGAGCGGTACACCGCACCCGGCACCGCCGCGGGCGTCTACGCCTACTCGCGCACCGACCCGCGTACCCGCGACGACTACCTGGTGGCCGTCAACAACGCCACCACCGCGCGGACCGTCACCGTGCCGACCGGCAACAAGGGCGTCTACCGCGGCATTTACGGCGCCGGCGGTTCGCTGAATGCCACCGGTGGCACCGTGACGATCACAGTGCCGCCCCTGCGAGCCGTCGTCTACCAGGCCACCACGCCCCTGCCCGTGGCACCGTCCGGGCCCGCGATCACCCTGACCGCCCCCGCCCCCGGGGCGACCGGCACCACCGTCATCGGCGCGGACGTGACCGGCGGCGGCCTCAACCGGGTGGTCTTCGCCGCCCAGACCGGCAACGCGCCCTGGCAGGTGCTGGGTTCGGCCGACCACGCCCCCTACCGGGTCACCCAGGTCCTCACGGCCCCGGCCGGAACACCCGTACGGTACAAGGCCGTTGTCGTCGACTCGGCCGGCCGCACGGCAGCCGCCACCGCCGCCACGGTGGCCGGCGCCCCGCCGGTCACCACGCCGCCCACCGCGGTCAGCCGCGACTACGCGGTCGTGCACTACCAGCGCGGCGACGGCGCCTACGCCGACTGGAACCTGTACGCCTGGGGCGACCTCGCCGACGGCGAAGCCACCACCTTCCCGGCCGGCCACCCCTTCACCGGCCGCGACGCCTACGGGGCCTTCGCCTATGTGAAGCTGAAGCCCGGCGCCACCGGGGCCGGCTTCCTCGTGGTCGACAAGAACGGCGTGAAGGACACCGCCGCCGACCGCACCATCGACCTCTCCGCCACCGGCGAGGTCTGGATCAAGCAGGGCAGCCCGGACGTCGCCACCACCCCACCGGACGGCGCCTACCCGCCGCAGGACCCCGCCAAGGCGGTGATCCACTACCACCGGGCCGACGGCGACTACACCGGCTGGGGCCTGCACGTGTGGGCCGGCGCCGCCGAGCCGACCGAGTGGACGGCGCCGCTGCGGCCGACCAGAATCGACCCGTACGGCGCCGAGTTCGACGTACCGCTGGCCGCCGGGGCCACCGCGCTCAGTTACATCATCCACAACGGCGACACCAAGGACCTGCCCAGCGACCAGTCGCTGGACCTCACCGGCACCGGTCACGAGGTGTGGCTGCTGGACGGCACGGCCAACCACCTGCTGCCGCAACCCAAGGGACCGGAAGCCGACGTGGACCTCTCCACGTCCGCGGCCCAGTGGATCGACCGGAACACCGTCGCCTGGCGGACCGCCGTCCCCTCCGCCTCCCAGCAGCTCGTCTACGCCCCCGACGGCGGCATCACCGTCAAGGACGGCGCCCTGTCCGGCGAAGGCCACTGGCTGCGGCTGGCGAAGACCGACCTCACCGCGGCGCAACTCGCCAGGTTCCCGCAGCTGAAGGGCTACACCGCCTTCACCGTCGACCCCCGCGACCGCGGCAGGACCGACGACGCGCTGCGCGGCCAGCTGATCGCCACCCGGCGCGCCGCCAACGGCGCGCTGCTGGCCGCCACCGGCGTACAGACCCAGGGCGTCCTCGACGACCTCTACGCGGGCAAGGCCCAGCACGCGGCTCTCGGGCCGGTGTTCCGGCACGGCACCCCCAGCCTGTCGCTGTGGGCGCCGACCGCCCGCACCGTCTCGGTGGAGATCGCCGGCCGGACCGTGCCGATGCGGCGGGATCCGGCGAGCGGCGTCTGGTCGGTGACCGGTCCCACGTCCTGGACGGGGAAGGCGTATCTCTACGACGTGACCGTCTGGGCGCCCAGCGCCGGGCAGTTGGTGGTCAACAAGGTCACCGATCCGTACGCGGTCGCGCTGACCGCCGACTCGCGGCAGAGCCTGCTGGTGGACCTGGACGACCCGGAACTCGCCCCCGCGGGCTGGGCGCGGCAGCGTAAACCCGCGGCCGTGCCGATCAGCCGGGCCCAGATCCAGGAGCTGCACATCCGGGACTTCTCGATCGCCGACGCCACCGTCCCGGCGCCGGACCGCGGCAAGTACACCGCGTTCACCGCCACCCACTCGGCCGGCATGACCCATCTGACCGACCTCGCCAAGGCCGGCATCACCCATGTCCACCTGCTGCCCGCCTTCGACTTCTCCAGCGTCCCCGAACAGGCGAAGGACCAGAGCGCCCCCGACTGCGACCTGGCCTCCTACGCCCCCGACAGCGACCGGCAACAGGCGTGCGTGGCCTGGACCAAGGCCACCGACGCGTACAACTGGGGCTACGACCCCTTCCACTACACCGTCCCCGAGGGCTCGTACGCCAAGGACCCCGAAGGGGCCGGCCGGACGGTGGAGTTCCGGCAGATGGTGCAGGGGCTCAACAACGCCGGGCTGCGTGTGGTGATGGACGTGGTCTACAACCACACCGCGGCCAGTGGCCAGGACGGCGCCTCCGTGCTCGACAAGATCGTGCCCGGCTACTACCAGCGGCTCATGCCCGACGGTTCGGTGGCCACCGGCACCTGCTGCTCCGACACCGCGCCCGAGAACACGATGATGGGCAAGCTCGTGGTCGACTCGATCGTCACCTGGGCAAGGGAGTACAAGGTCGACGGCTTCCGGTTCGACCTGATGGGCTTCCACCCGAAGGAGAACATCCTCGCCGTCCGCAGGGCGCTCGACGCCCTCACCGTCGCCCAGGACGGAGTCGACGGCAAGAACATCATCCTTTACGGCGAGGGCTGGAACTTCGGCGAAGTCGCCGACGACGCCCGCTTCGTCCAGGCCACCCAGGCCAACATGGCCGGCACCGGCGTCGCCACCTTCTCCGACCGGGCCCGCGACGCGGTGCGCGGCGGCAGCCCCTTCGATGCCGACCCGGGCGTCCAGGGCTTCGGCTCCGGCCTCTACACCGACCCCAACTCCTCGGCCGCCAACGGCACTCCGGCGGAGCAGAAGGCGCGCCTGCTGCACTACCAGGATCTGATCAAAGTCGGCCTCACCGGCAATCTGAGCCGCTTCACCTTCACCGGCTCCGACGGCCGACAGGTCACCGGCGCCGAGGTCGACTACAACGGCGCCCCCGCCGGCTACGCCGACGCGCCAGGCGACGCCCTCGCCTATGTGGACGCGCACGACAACGAAACCCTCTACGACGCCCTCACCTACAAACTCCCGGCCGCCACCTCAGCCGCCGACCGGGCCAGGATGCAGGTCGTCGCCGAGTCCACCGCCGCCCTCTCCCAGGGCCCCGCGCTCTACCAGGCGGGCTCCGACCTGCTGCGCTCCAAGTCGCTCGACCGCAACTCCTACGAGTCGGGCGACTGGTTCAACGCCATCCACTGGACCTGCGACCAGGGCAACGGCTTCGGCCGGGGTCTGCCCCCGGCCGCCGACAACCAGGACAAGTGGCCCTACGCCAGGCCCTTGTTGACCAATCCCACCGCCACCCCCGGCTGCGCGCAGATCAACGCCGCCTCGGCCGCGTACCAGGACCTGCTGCGGATCCGCACCGCCGAGCCCGCGTTCCACCTCAGTACGTCGGCCGAGGTCCAGCGGCAGCTCTCCTTCCCGCTGTCCGGCACCGGCGAGACGCCCGGCGTGATCACCATGAAGACCGGTGACCTCGTCGTCGTCATCAACGCCACCCCGCAGCGCCAGGACCAGCGGATCGCCTCCCTGGCCGGCACGCGCTACGCCCTGCACCCGGTGCAGGCGCACGGGGCCGACCCGGTGGTGAGGACCGCCGGCTACGCCCCCTCGTCCGGCACCTTCACGGTGCCCGCGCGTACGGTGGCGGTATTCCAACAGGGTGTTCAAGACGGCGTTCGAGGCGGCGTTCAACTCGGCGTTCAACTCGGCGTTCACGACGGCCGGACGACCTCCGGCTGA
- a CDS encoding extracellular solute-binding protein, with translation MRRGISAVAMAAAVVLGVTACGGGSDSKGDKAGAAKDPQAVSGTLTYWDTSDAKNEAPAYQALVKDFEAKYPKIKVNYQNVDFTTVEQKFKASAQSGKGAPDVIRTDVGLIPEYASLHYIAPLDGTAALQDTQDFVPGPLDTTKYDGKTYGVPSVTDTLALLYNKDIFSKAGISTPPATWDELIADAATIKAKVPGVTGTYVNPDAYFLLPLLFGENADLADPAGKKVTVNSPEAVKAVTEAKKIYDTSSLKVDFASAYDNMQTSFRTGKVAMLIQGPWSVGDDLTGSAFQGKADNLGYAPVPAGSSGKALAPTGGHDLAVYQGSKNIDAAYLFTQFMTSSQAQQQIALKNGTLPTRTSAYTDAVLKNQTIAGFKPIMDTARPRVALPQVGSLFTPLQQQYIKILQGQVTVQAGLDAAAKEFGKLLPGFTVQ, from the coding sequence ATGCGACGCGGCATATCCGCCGTGGCGATGGCCGCGGCCGTCGTTCTCGGAGTCACCGCTTGTGGTGGCGGCAGTGACAGCAAGGGTGACAAGGCCGGGGCGGCCAAGGACCCGCAGGCGGTCTCGGGGACCCTCACGTACTGGGACACCTCCGACGCCAAGAACGAGGCTCCGGCGTATCAGGCACTCGTCAAGGACTTCGAGGCGAAGTACCCGAAGATCAAGGTCAATTACCAGAACGTGGACTTCACCACCGTGGAGCAGAAGTTCAAGGCGTCGGCGCAGAGCGGGAAGGGCGCGCCGGACGTGATCCGCACCGACGTCGGGCTGATCCCGGAGTACGCGAGCCTGCACTACATCGCCCCGCTGGACGGGACCGCGGCGCTGCAGGACACGCAGGACTTCGTGCCGGGCCCGCTGGACACCACCAAATACGACGGGAAGACCTACGGCGTCCCGTCGGTCACCGACACCCTGGCGCTCCTCTACAACAAGGACATCTTCAGCAAGGCGGGGATCAGCACACCGCCGGCCACCTGGGACGAACTGATCGCGGACGCCGCCACCATCAAGGCCAAGGTGCCGGGCGTCACGGGCACTTACGTCAACCCGGACGCGTACTTCCTGCTGCCGCTGCTCTTCGGGGAGAACGCCGACCTCGCCGACCCGGCCGGCAAGAAGGTCACCGTCAACTCCCCCGAGGCGGTCAAGGCGGTGACCGAGGCGAAGAAGATCTACGACACCTCCTCGCTGAAGGTGGACTTCGCCAGCGCCTACGACAACATGCAGACGTCGTTCCGGACCGGCAAGGTCGCCATGCTCATCCAGGGCCCCTGGTCGGTGGGGGACGACCTGACCGGCTCCGCCTTCCAGGGCAAGGCGGACAACCTCGGGTACGCGCCGGTGCCGGCCGGCTCCTCCGGCAAGGCGCTGGCGCCCACCGGCGGCCACGACCTCGCGGTCTACCAGGGCTCCAAGAACATCGACGCCGCCTATCTGTTCACGCAGTTCATGACGTCCTCACAGGCGCAGCAGCAGATCGCGCTGAAGAACGGCACGCTGCCCACCCGTACCTCCGCCTACACCGACGCGGTGCTGAAGAACCAGACCATCGCCGGCTTCAAGCCGATCATGGACACCGCCCGGCCGCGGGTCGCGCTCCCCCAGGTCGGCAGCCTCTTCACGCCGCTGCAGCAGCAGTACATCAAGATCCTCCAGGGCCAGGTCACGGTGCAGGCCGGGCTCGACGCCGCCGCGAAGGAGTTCGGCAAGCTGCTGCCCGGCTTCACCGTGCAGTAG